One part of the Stigmatopora argus isolate UIUO_Sarg chromosome 8, RoL_Sarg_1.0, whole genome shotgun sequence genome encodes these proteins:
- the plpp6 gene encoding polyisoprenoid diphosphate/phosphate phosphohydrolase PLPP6: MSSPKTKRSGRSAAGGSPVLGGGGGGSGNNGRYEFSSLTKPLNRSTTPPHLLQRQSSDSATARLRASESPTRRRGSSSSTGSGTLEEDGIRLNPSLLRVALSSLLAIDLWLSKTLGVCAREDSSWGSARPLMKIIEVSGHGIPWLAGTAYSLYKSDSAAGQEVMLNLLMGLVLDLILVAIVKATVRRRRPAHNRMDMFATFSVDRYSFPSGHATRAAMCARFLLAHLVLAAPLRVLVLLWAAMVGLSRVMLGRHNVTDVAFGFWMGYCQYRLLEALWLSPQNLQSLLGHAA, from the exons ATGTCTTCACCGAAGACGAAAAGATCAGGTCGCAGCGCCGCGGGGGGGAGCCCGGTGctcggcggaggcggcggcggcagcggcaacAACGGCCGCTACGAGTTCAGTTCCCTCACCAAGCCGCTCAACCGGTCTACGACGCCGCCTCATCTCCTCCAGCGCCAGAGCTCCGACTCGGCCACGGCGCGGCTGCGCGCCTCGGAGAGCCCCACTCGCCGCCGCGGCTCCAGCTCGTCCACCGGCTCCGGGACGCTGGAGGAGGATGGCATCCGACTCAACCCGTCGCTCTTGCGGGTGGCCCTCAGCTCGTTGCTCGCCATCGACCTGTGGTTGTCCAAGACGCTGGGTGTGTGTGCCCGGGAAGACTCGTCGTGGGGGAGTGCTCGGCCCCTGATGAAGATCATCGAGGTGAGCGGCCACGGCATCCCCTGGCTGGCCGGAACCGCCTACTCCCTCTACAAGAGTGACAGTGCTGCGGGCCAGGAGGTTATGCTCAACCTTCTTATGG GTCTGGTGTTGGATCTGATCTTGGTGGCCATAGTGAAGGCGACagtgcggcggcggcgcccggcCCACAACCGTATGGACATGTTCGCCACCTTCTCGGTGGACCGCTACTCCTTCCCGTCGGGCCACGCCACCCGCGCTGCCATGTGCGCCCGCTTCCTGCTAGCGCACCTGGTGCTAGCCGCCCCACTGAGGGTCCTGGTGCTGCTGTGGGCGGCCATGGTGGGGCTGAGCCGCGTCATGCTGGGCCGCCACAATGTCACCGACGTGGCTTTCGGCTTCTGGATGGGCTACTGCCAGTACAGACTGCTGGAGGCGCTCTGGCTCTCGCCTCAGAACCTGCAATCGCTTTTGGGACACGCCGCGTAA
- the prdx6 gene encoding peroxiredoxin-6 encodes MPGILLGDVFPNFEADTTIGRIKFHDFLGNSWGILFSHPKDFTPVCTTELACAASLSEKFTKRDVKMIALSVDSVEDHRGWSKDVMAFNSQASSPLPFPIIADHKRELANKLGMLDPDEIDGDGIPLTARCVFVVGPDKRLKLSILYPATTGRNFDEILRVIDSLQLTAQKKVATPVDWKPGQKVMVLPNVSDADAAVLFPNGVTTKEVPSGKKYLRYTQL; translated from the exons ATGCCTGGAATCCTCCTCGGTGACGTGTTCCCCAATTTTGAGGCCGACACCACCATCGGCCGTATTAAGTTTCACGACTTCCTCGGCAACTC ATGGGGCATCTTGTTCTCCCACCCGAAGGACTTCACTCCCGTGTGCACCACTGAACTGGCATGTGCCGCTAGTCTAAGCGAAAAATTCACCAAACGCGACGTCAAGATGATCGCCCTCTCCGTGGACAGCGTGGAAGATCATCGTGGATGGAGCAAG GACGTGATGGCCTTCAACAGTCAGGCTTCCAGTCCTCTGCCCTTCCCAATTATTGCCGACCACAAGAGGGAGCTTGCCAACAAGCTTGGAATGCTGGACCCTGACGAGATTGACGGCGACGGCATCCCACTCACCGCTCGCTGC GTGTTTGTGGTCGGGCCCGACAAGCGCCTGAAGCTGTCTATTCTCTACCCGGCGACCACGGGGAGGAACTTTGACGAAATACTCCGTGTCATCGACTCGTTGCAGCTCACCGCCCAGAAGAAGGTGGCCACGCCCGTCGACTGGAAG CCCGGACAGAAAGTCATGGTGCTCCCCAATGTGTCCGACGCTGACGCGGCAGTTCTCTTCCCCAACGGTGTGACCACCAAAGAGGTGCCTTCTGGGAAAAAGTACTTGCGCTACACTCAGCTGTAA